From the Actinomycetota bacterium genome, one window contains:
- a CDS encoding YitT family protein, translating into MRAFSKVNPGAVLRHRPVRDYAYMTVGLALTAWGLAAFLIPNKLAAGGASGLATVIFHVANDYGLLAPVGLQMLVMNGILLLLAIRSRGLHYAAKTIYGIVGLSIMIEIAMRFTPVLASDDLLLAAIYGGAVCGVGMGMVFKAGGNTGGTAIVAQLLAPKFNLSVGQLVLAVDAVVVAMAAFVFGPEFALYAVVSIFVTGAVIDLVLEGLKVEKAAFIISDSADRIAAAVTEELGRGATFLSATGAYTGEERGMLFVVVTRREIDDLKSIVSALDPHAMMIISDVHETLGEGFKKMGV; encoded by the coding sequence ATGAGGGCGTTTTCCAAGGTGAATCCAGGGGCCGTGTTGCGTCATCGGCCGGTACGGGATTATGCGTACATGACCGTCGGATTGGCGCTGACCGCTTGGGGATTGGCGGCATTCCTGATCCCGAACAAGCTGGCTGCGGGTGGCGCATCGGGACTTGCCACCGTCATCTTCCACGTTGCGAACGACTACGGTCTTTTGGCCCCTGTCGGCCTTCAGATGCTTGTGATGAACGGCATCTTGCTTTTACTGGCGATTCGCTCGCGCGGTCTGCACTATGCGGCCAAGACGATCTACGGCATCGTCGGGCTTTCAATCATGATCGAGATTGCTATGAGGTTCACCCCGGTTCTAGCCAGTGATGACCTTCTGCTGGCCGCCATATACGGCGGAGCGGTTTGCGGTGTTGGCATGGGAATGGTCTTCAAGGCCGGAGGCAATACCGGCGGCACCGCAATCGTCGCCCAGCTACTGGCACCCAAGTTCAATCTGAGCGTCGGCCAACTCGTGCTTGCGGTCGACGCTGTCGTCGTGGCTATGGCAGCGTTCGTATTCGGGCCGGAGTTCGCGCTTTACGCGGTCGTGTCAATCTTCGTCACTGGGGCGGTCATCGATCTGGTGTTAGAGGGCCTCAAAGTCGAAAAGGCGGCGTTCATCATCTCGGACTCGGCCGATCGTATCGCGGCAGCCGTCACCGAGGAGCTTGGCCGAGGCGCAACGTTCCTCTCGGCGACCGGAGCTTACACGGGCGAGGAGCGTGGCATGCTCTTCGTTGTGGTGACCCGCCGAGAGATCGATGACCTCAAGTCGATCGTGAGCGCGCTCGATCCACATGCGATGATGATAATATCCGATGTCCACGAGACCCTCGGCGAGGGCTTCAAGAAGATGGGTGTGTGA
- a CDS encoding phosphatase, with product MSLLADLHTHTIASGHAYSTVTENAAAARRAGLELIAVTDHGPAVPEGAHLWHFWNLKVIPSVLDDVRIIKGCEANPCLASENGIDLPDEVLEQLDFVAVGLHPLTGFDEGDRMKNTEAMLRVISNPFVDMITHPGNEDEFPLDIDEIIAAAKRHRVIIEINDYSFTPTSARNGSSAREREFAEAAHATGTPIAVGSDAHYHLRVGRFDHALGVLESLGIPHAACVNRDAESVLEFLLGKRARPRLEYGGVWATPEGGNVEASR from the coding sequence ATGTCCCTACTTGCCGACCTACACACTCATACGATCGCCTCAGGACACGCATATTCGACCGTGACCGAGAACGCCGCCGCAGCTAGACGCGCGGGACTCGAGCTCATAGCCGTGACCGACCACGGCCCGGCTGTTCCCGAGGGCGCGCATCTGTGGCATTTCTGGAACCTCAAGGTCATTCCAAGCGTTCTCGACGACGTCCGCATCATAAAGGGCTGCGAAGCGAACCCATGTCTCGCTTCGGAAAACGGAATCGATCTTCCAGACGAGGTGCTCGAGCAACTCGACTTCGTCGCGGTGGGGCTACACCCGCTTACCGGCTTCGATGAAGGCGACCGGATGAAGAACACCGAGGCTATGCTGCGCGTGATCTCGAATCCCTTCGTCGACATGATCACGCATCCTGGGAACGAGGACGAGTTTCCGCTCGACATCGATGAGATCATCGCCGCTGCAAAGCGTCATCGCGTAATCATCGAGATCAACGACTACTCCTTCACGCCGACCTCTGCCCGCAACGGCTCTTCGGCGCGCGAGCGGGAATTCGCAGAGGCTGCCCACGCGACGGGCACACCCATCGCAGTGGGCTCGGACGCGCACTATCACTTGCGTGTGGGCCGCTTCGATCACGCACTTGGCGTGTTGGAGAGCCTCGGAATACCGCATGCAGCATGCGTGAACCGCGATGCCGAAAGCGTTCTGGAGTTCCTTCTCGGCAAGCGGGCCAGGCCGCGACTTGAGTACGGTGGAGTGTGGGCGACGCCCGAGGGCGGCAACGTTGAGGCCAGCCGATGA
- the prfB gene encoding peptide chain release factor 2, producing MIQDRTTEIAALRQRAEEIAGYLRLDAKREQVAALEEATAAADFWEDPSAAQATMANLSAIKDEIDTYESVVSAIEDMEVSNELAVGEGDEEMAAEVDGDLRKVSARLDELEVNTWFTGELDSRDAIITITPGQGGLEAQDWAEMLFKMYLKYAANRRWKVDIHDATGGVEIGIDRAVFTVHGHNAYGMLSSENGVHRLVRISPTDEKKRRQTTFAGVEVLPVIPQTVEIDIRDEDLRIDVYRSSGPGGQSVNTTDSAVRITHIPTGIVVTCQNEKSQLKNKETAMTILRSRLFEIEEQKRREELDQLRGVRQDISWGSQIRNYVLYPYQLVKDLRSGVETGNVEAVLGGQIDGFVIGYHRWRVGSGSETATHAGAQ from the coding sequence ATGATTCAGGATAGAACTACAGAGATCGCCGCTTTGCGTCAGCGCGCCGAGGAAATCGCTGGCTATCTTCGGCTGGATGCCAAGCGGGAGCAGGTAGCCGCTTTGGAGGAGGCCACCGCCGCAGCCGACTTCTGGGAAGACCCCTCGGCGGCACAGGCGACGATGGCGAACCTGTCGGCGATCAAGGATGAGATCGACACGTATGAATCGGTCGTCTCGGCGATCGAGGACATGGAAGTTTCCAATGAGCTCGCAGTGGGCGAAGGCGACGAAGAGATGGCTGCGGAGGTCGACGGTGACTTACGCAAGGTCTCAGCACGGCTGGATGAACTTGAGGTCAATACTTGGTTCACCGGCGAGCTAGATTCTCGGGATGCCATCATCACCATCACGCCCGGCCAAGGAGGGCTCGAAGCCCAGGACTGGGCCGAGATGCTGTTCAAGATGTATCTGAAGTACGCGGCCAACAGGCGCTGGAAGGTAGACATCCACGATGCGACCGGCGGCGTTGAAATCGGAATCGACCGTGCGGTGTTCACTGTGCACGGCCACAATGCCTACGGAATGCTCTCCTCGGAGAATGGGGTCCACAGGTTGGTGAGGATCAGCCCGACCGATGAGAAGAAGCGACGCCAGACTACCTTCGCAGGAGTCGAGGTCCTTCCGGTGATCCCGCAGACCGTCGAGATCGACATTCGCGATGAGGACCTTCGGATCGACGTGTATCGCTCAAGCGGACCGGGCGGGCAATCGGTCAACACGACCGACTCGGCCGTCAGGATCACGCACATTCCGACAGGCATCGTAGTGACCTGTCAGAACGAGAAGAGCCAGCTCAAGAACAAGGAGACCGCGATGACGATCCTGCGCTCGCGACTCTTTGAGATCGAGGAGCAGAAGCGCCGCGAAGAGCTCGATCAGCTCCGCGGGGTCAGGCAGGATATCTCGTGGGGCAGCCAGATCCGCAATTACGTTCTCTACCCGTACCAGCTGGTGAAGGATCTTCGCTCAGGAGTCGAGACCGGCAACGTCGAAGCTGTGCTTGGCGGCCAGATCGACGGGTTCGTCATCGGCTACCATCGTTGGAGGGTCGGCTCCGGCAGTGAGACGGCCACTCACGCAGGGGCGCAGTAG
- a CDS encoding SEC-C metal-binding domain-containing protein has translation MNFASRKHVLEYDDVMNKQREVIYAERNSILDGKDIHDRIESMFTDIITQGTLAYCPERTYAEDWEWDDFATWYRGVTGLSGEVEKHKGSISNPYELADELVRAALARFLEREQELGPEQLRELERQVMLRVIDARWMEHLLEMDYLKDGIGLRAMGQRDPLNEYKAEAYESFTALVSQIHEDFLRTMMHIQVAVIEPTAEAPIRDVSYSAPSEQTIFSGAVQAAAAAGPAGPSPEAIAAASAAAGGGKGRPQVVKDKSDPFADVGRNDPCPCGSGKKYKKCHGANG, from the coding sequence ATGAACTTCGCTTCCCGTAAACACGTTCTGGAATATGACGATGTCATGAACAAGCAGCGTGAAGTCATCTACGCAGAGCGCAACAGCATACTCGACGGCAAGGACATCCACGATCGCATCGAGTCGATGTTCACAGACATCATCACCCAGGGCACTTTAGCCTACTGTCCGGAGCGGACCTACGCCGAGGATTGGGAGTGGGACGATTTCGCCACATGGTACAGAGGTGTGACCGGACTGTCTGGAGAAGTCGAGAAGCACAAGGGATCGATCTCCAACCCTTACGAGCTCGCCGATGAGCTGGTTCGCGCAGCCCTGGCACGTTTCCTCGAGCGCGAGCAGGAGCTGGGCCCCGAGCAGCTACGAGAGCTGGAGCGCCAAGTGATGCTCCGGGTCATCGACGCTCGCTGGATGGAACATCTGCTGGAGATGGATTACCTCAAGGACGGGATCGGCCTCAGGGCAATGGGTCAGCGCGACCCCCTCAACGAGTACAAAGCGGAGGCGTACGAATCGTTCACCGCTCTGGTCTCCCAGATCCACGAGGATTTCCTGCGCACCATGATGCACATCCAGGTCGCTGTCATCGAGCCCACCGCAGAAGCTCCGATTCGAGATGTCAGCTACAGTGCGCCTTCCGAACAGACGATCTTCAGCGGAGCGGTCCAGGCCGCGGCTGCAGCAGGTCCTGCAGGCCCATCGCCGGAGGCGATTGCGGCGGCGTCGGCGGCGGCTGGCGGCGGCAAGGGCCGACCACAAGTCGTCAAAGACAAGTCAGATCCCTTCGCAGATGTGGGGCGCAACGATCCTTGTCCATGTGGTAGCGGCAAGAAGTATAAGAAGTGCCATGGCGCCAATGGTTAG